The Arachis duranensis cultivar V14167 chromosome 2, aradu.V14167.gnm2.J7QH, whole genome shotgun sequence genome has a window encoding:
- the LOC107473307 gene encoding probable pectin methyltransferase QUA3 isoform X2, with protein sequence MGHANLPASKRVSSTRQWRILDLVSAAFFGLVFLFFVLVFTPLGDSLAASGRQTLLRSGSDPRQRHRLVAAIELGQQMSVEVCPADMVDHMPCEDPRLNSQLSREMNYYRERHCPPPEDTPLCLVPPPTGYRIPVQWPASLHKIWHDNMPHNKIAERKGHQGWMKLEGPHFIFPGGGTMFPDGAEQYIEKLGQYIPISGGTLRTALDMGCGVASFGGYLLSQNILTMSFAPRDSHKSQIQFAVERGVPALVAMLGTRRLPFPAFGFDLVHCSRCLIPFTAYNATYFIEVDRLLRPGGYVVISGPPVQWPKQDKEWSDLQAVARALCYELIAVDGNTVIWKKPTGDLCFPNQNEFGLELCDDSDDPSYAWYFKLKKCVTKPPLVKGEYAIGTIPKWPERLTAIPPRSTLLKNGADVYEADTKRWVRRVAYYKHSLNIKLGTPAIRNVMDMNALFGGFAAALKSDPVWVMNVVPARKPSTLDVVFDRGLIGVYHDWCEPFSTYPRTYDLIHVAGIESLTKDPASGKRRCNLVDLMVEIDRILRPEGTVVVRDTPEAIDKVARIARAVRWRPTIYDKEPESHGRDKILVATKTFWKL encoded by the exons ATGGGTCACGCAAACCTCCCGGCTTCAAAGCGCGTGAGCTCCACGCGCCAATGGCGGATCCTTGACCTTGTCTCCGCGGCGTTCTTCGGCCTCGTATTCCTCTTCTTTGTGCTCGTCTTCACCCCTCTAGGTGACTCACTTGCCGCTTCCGGCCGGCAGACGCTGCTTCGGTCCGGCTCCGATCCGCGACAGCGCCACCGACTCGTGGCGGCGATTGAATTGGGGCAACAAATGAGCGTGGAGGTGTGCCCTGCCGACATGGTGGACCACATGCCATGTGAGGATCCCAGGCTCAACAGTCAGCTGAGCAGGGAAATGAATTACTATAGAGAGAGGCATTGCCCGCCGCCGGAGGACACTCCACTCTGCCTTGTTCCGCCGCCTACCGGGTACCGGATTCCGGTGCAGTGGCCTGCGAGCTTACATAAG ATATGGCATGACAACATGCCACACAACAAGATTGCCGAGAGGAAAGGTCATCAGGGATGGATGAAGCTCGAAGGACCGCATTTTATATTCCCTGGAGGTGGCACGATGTTTCCAGATGGGGCAGAGCAATATATTGAAAAACTTGGTCAATACATTCCAATAAGTGGTGGCACCTTGAGGACCGCTCTTGATATGGGTTGTGGG GTTGCCAGTTTTGGAGGATATTTACTATCTCAAAACATTTTAACTATGTCTTTTGCTCCAAGAGATTCCCATAAATCACAGATACAATTTGCGGTTGAAAGAGGAGTACCAGCTCTGGTTGCCATGCTTGGTACTCGCAGACTCCCATTTCCCGCATTTGGGTTTGACTTAGTTCACTGTTCTCGGTGTTTGATCCCTTTTACAGCCTACA ATGCAACTTACTTCATTGAAGTAGACAGACTGCTTCGCCCTGGTGGATATGTAGTCATCTCAGGTCCCCCGGTTCAGTGGCCTAAACAAGATAAAGAATGGTCTGATCTTCAGGCTGTGGCAAGAGCGTTATGCTATGAACTTATTGCTGTAGATGGCAACACTGTTATCTGGAAAAAGCCAACAGGGGATTTGTGTTTCCCAAACCAAAATGAATTTGGACTCGAGTTATGTGATGATTCAGATGACCCAAGTTATGCTTG GTACTTCAAATTAAAGAAATGTGTCACTAAGCCACCTTTGGTCAAAGGAGAATATGCTATTGGGACGATTCCCAAGTGGCCAGAGAGGTTAACGGCTATACCTCCTCGGTCGACACTCCTGAAGAATGGTGCTGATGTCTATGAGGCTGACACTAAACGGTGGGTGAGGAGGGTTGCTTACTATAAACATTCTCTGAACATTAAGTTGGGAACTCCAGCCATACGAAATGTGATGGACATGAATGCATTGTTTGGGGGTTTTGCGGCAGCACTAAAATCTGATCCTGTGTGGGTTATGAATGTAGTACCAGCCCGCAAGCCATCTACTCTTGATGTGGTCTTTGACAGAGGTCTTATAGGAGTCTATCATGATTG GTGTGAACCTTTCTCAACGTATCCTCGAACTTATGATCTGATCCATGTGGCCGGCATTGAGTCACTTACAAAAGATCCAGCTTCTGGCAAAAGAAG ATGTAACCTTGTCGATTTGATGGTGGAGATCGACCGAATATTGCGGCCAGAAGGAACTGTTGTGGTGAGGGATACCCCTGAAGCCATCGACAAAGTAGCTCGCATTGCTCGCGCAGTGAGGTGGAGGCCTACCATATACGATAAAGAACCCGAATCACATGGCAGAGATAAAATCCTAGTTGCAACCAAGACCTTCTGGAAGCTCTAA
- the LOC107473308 gene encoding COP9 signalosome complex subunit 1 (The sequence of the model RefSeq protein was modified relative to this genomic sequence to represent the inferred CDS: added 77 bases not found in genome assembly), which translates to MDADDETFAPITDEVGTNGGDEQRSRRPIISGDHLDIEAYASLYSGRTKIMRLLFIADHSSDEKVGNPSMNLEALRMAYDEIKKGENTQLMREVAQKINGRLGPSYELDSAWCDAVDHRAEQKKEKLDNELNAYRTNLIKESIRMGYNDFGDFYYAHGQLGDAFKSYVRTRDYCTTSKHIVHMCMSVILVSIEMGQFTHVTSYVNKAEQAPDALDSITIAKLRCAAGLANLEAKKYKLAARKFLETNPELGSHYSEVIAPQDVATYGGLCALATFDRTELKSKVIDNLNFRNFLELVPEVRELINDFYSSHYASCLEYLGNLKANLLLDIHLHDHVETLYDQIRHKALIQYTLPFLSVDLSMMANAFKTTVAELQKELEALITDNQIQARIDSHNKILYARHADQRNATFQRVLETGREFDRDVRSMLLRSNLVKHDYNVRQFRKL; encoded by the exons GCGGCCGATTATCAGCGGTGACCATCTTGACATCGAGGCGTACGCGAGCCTCTACTCTGGCCGGACGAAGATCATGCGGCTACTTTTCATCGCCGACCACTCCTCCGACGAGAAGGTCGGTAATCCTTCGATGAATCTTGAGGCGCTGCGAATGGCGTACGACGAGATCAAGAAGGGAGAGAACACGCAGCTGATGAGGGAGGTGGCGCAGAAGATTAATGGGAGGTTAGGGCCCAGCTACGAGCTCGATTCGGCGTGGTGCGACGCGGTGGATCATAGGGCCGAGCAGAAGAAGGAGAAGCTCGATAACGAGCTCAATGCGTATAGG ACAAACTTGATCAAAGAAAGCATAAGAATGGGATACAATGATTTTGGAGACTTCTACTATGCTCATGGTCAATTGGGGGATGCGTTCAAAAGTTATGTCCGTACTCGGGATTATTGCACTACTTCGAAGCACATCGTTCATATGTGTATGAGTGTGATTCTAGTCAGCATTGAGATGGGTCAATTCACTCATGTTACAAGCTATGTTAACAAAGCAGAACAGGCACCGGATGCTCTTGACTCAATAACTATAGCAAAGCTTCGTTGCGCTGCAGGATTGGCAAACCTAGAAGCCAAAAAGTACAAGCTTGCTGCTCGAAAG TTTTTAGAAACAAATCCAGAATTAGGGAGTCACTATAGTGAAGTAATTGCACCTCAAGATGTTGCAACCTATGGAGGACTTTGTGCACTTGCAACATTTGATCGGACAGAGTTAAAG AGCAAAGTTATAGACAATCTCAACTTCCGGAATTTCTTGGAGTTAGTGCCCGAAGTAAGGGAACTTATAAATGATTTTTACTCAAG TCACTATGCCTCATGTTTGGAATACTTGGGGAACCTCAAAGCAAACCTTTTGCTTGACATTCATTTGCATGACCATGTCGAGACACTTTACGATCAAATTCGTCACAAGGCCCTGATCCAGTATACACTTCCATTTCTTTCTGTTGATTTGAGCATGATGGCTAACGCATTCAAGACAACAGTTGCTGAACTTCAGAAAGAACTTGAGGCTTTGATTACCGATAATCAAATACAG GCTCGAATCGATTCACACAACAAAATCTTGTATGCACGGCATGCAGATCAAAGGAATGCCACCTTTCAGAGAGTTCTTGAGACTGGAAGGGAGTTCGATCGTGATGTTCGGTCCATGTTGCTGAGATCAAATCTTGTTAAGCATGACTACAATGTTAGGCAATTTAGGAAACTTTGA
- the LOC107473307 gene encoding probable pectin methyltransferase QUA3 isoform X1, with protein sequence MGHANLPASKRVSSTRQWRILDLVSAAFFGLVFLFFVLVFTPLGDSLAASGRQTLLRSGSDPRQRHRLVAAIELGQQMSVEVCPADMVDHMPCEDPRLNSQLSREMNYYRERHCPPPEDTPLCLVPPPTGYRIPVQWPASLHKIWHDNMPHNKIAERKGHQGWMKLEGPHFIFPGGGTMFPDGAEQYIEKLGQYIPISGGTLRTALDMGCGVASFGGYLLSQNILTMSFAPRDSHKSQIQFAVERGVPALVAMLGTRRLPFPAFGFDLVHCSRCLIPFTAYNATYFIEVDRLLRPGGYVVISGPPVQWPKQDKEWSDLQAVARALCYELIAVDGNTVIWKKPTGDLCFPNQNEFGLELCDDSDDPSYAWYFKLKKCVTKPPLVKGEYAIGTIPKWPERLTAIPPRSTLLKNGADVYEADTKRWVRRVAYYKHSLNIKLGTPAIRNVMDMNALFGGFAAALKSDPVWVMNVVPARKPSTLDVVFDRGLIGVYHDWTLLSAKIFIIINMYCSFQRVSVLDLRRFVIVLRCEPFSTYPRTYDLIHVAGIESLTKDPASGKRRCNLVDLMVEIDRILRPEGTVVVRDTPEAIDKVARIARAVRWRPTIYDKEPESHGRDKILVATKTFWKL encoded by the exons ATGGGTCACGCAAACCTCCCGGCTTCAAAGCGCGTGAGCTCCACGCGCCAATGGCGGATCCTTGACCTTGTCTCCGCGGCGTTCTTCGGCCTCGTATTCCTCTTCTTTGTGCTCGTCTTCACCCCTCTAGGTGACTCACTTGCCGCTTCCGGCCGGCAGACGCTGCTTCGGTCCGGCTCCGATCCGCGACAGCGCCACCGACTCGTGGCGGCGATTGAATTGGGGCAACAAATGAGCGTGGAGGTGTGCCCTGCCGACATGGTGGACCACATGCCATGTGAGGATCCCAGGCTCAACAGTCAGCTGAGCAGGGAAATGAATTACTATAGAGAGAGGCATTGCCCGCCGCCGGAGGACACTCCACTCTGCCTTGTTCCGCCGCCTACCGGGTACCGGATTCCGGTGCAGTGGCCTGCGAGCTTACATAAG ATATGGCATGACAACATGCCACACAACAAGATTGCCGAGAGGAAAGGTCATCAGGGATGGATGAAGCTCGAAGGACCGCATTTTATATTCCCTGGAGGTGGCACGATGTTTCCAGATGGGGCAGAGCAATATATTGAAAAACTTGGTCAATACATTCCAATAAGTGGTGGCACCTTGAGGACCGCTCTTGATATGGGTTGTGGG GTTGCCAGTTTTGGAGGATATTTACTATCTCAAAACATTTTAACTATGTCTTTTGCTCCAAGAGATTCCCATAAATCACAGATACAATTTGCGGTTGAAAGAGGAGTACCAGCTCTGGTTGCCATGCTTGGTACTCGCAGACTCCCATTTCCCGCATTTGGGTTTGACTTAGTTCACTGTTCTCGGTGTTTGATCCCTTTTACAGCCTACA ATGCAACTTACTTCATTGAAGTAGACAGACTGCTTCGCCCTGGTGGATATGTAGTCATCTCAGGTCCCCCGGTTCAGTGGCCTAAACAAGATAAAGAATGGTCTGATCTTCAGGCTGTGGCAAGAGCGTTATGCTATGAACTTATTGCTGTAGATGGCAACACTGTTATCTGGAAAAAGCCAACAGGGGATTTGTGTTTCCCAAACCAAAATGAATTTGGACTCGAGTTATGTGATGATTCAGATGACCCAAGTTATGCTTG GTACTTCAAATTAAAGAAATGTGTCACTAAGCCACCTTTGGTCAAAGGAGAATATGCTATTGGGACGATTCCCAAGTGGCCAGAGAGGTTAACGGCTATACCTCCTCGGTCGACACTCCTGAAGAATGGTGCTGATGTCTATGAGGCTGACACTAAACGGTGGGTGAGGAGGGTTGCTTACTATAAACATTCTCTGAACATTAAGTTGGGAACTCCAGCCATACGAAATGTGATGGACATGAATGCATTGTTTGGGGGTTTTGCGGCAGCACTAAAATCTGATCCTGTGTGGGTTATGAATGTAGTACCAGCCCGCAAGCCATCTACTCTTGATGTGGTCTTTGACAGAGGTCTTATAGGAGTCTATCATGATTG GACCCTTCTTTCCGCaaaaattttcattatcattAACATGTATTGCAGTTTTCAACGGGTTAGTGTTTTGGATCTGAGACGTTTTGTTATTGTTCTCAGGTGTGAACCTTTCTCAACGTATCCTCGAACTTATGATCTGATCCATGTGGCCGGCATTGAGTCACTTACAAAAGATCCAGCTTCTGGCAAAAGAAG ATGTAACCTTGTCGATTTGATGGTGGAGATCGACCGAATATTGCGGCCAGAAGGAACTGTTGTGGTGAGGGATACCCCTGAAGCCATCGACAAAGTAGCTCGCATTGCTCGCGCAGTGAGGTGGAGGCCTACCATATACGATAAAGAACCCGAATCACATGGCAGAGATAAAATCCTAGTTGCAACCAAGACCTTCTGGAAGCTCTAA
- the LOC110278122 gene encoding plant UBX domain-containing protein 8-like → MEIKVATPSQNDVAYFMRMTGAPESLALQRIEESGGNVNEAINAHFRQYNNSTMFRPSLLLNRIYKRRELIRDSPNGINGASDSNLHSPQYAVSTSQNETENSSREARDYHYNDHYSSDPSVSQHVSDNDVEEDMIRAAIEASMSTNVNGSLDDDDLAEALSLSLKTAAEEEEEREFIVKEIISKIEQSKATTAEESDMSIILPHEYISQE, encoded by the exons ATGGAAATCA AAGTGGCAACTCCGTCGCAAAACGACGTCGCTTACTTCATGCGAATGACCGGCGCACCCGAGTCTCTTGCACTCCAAAGGATAGAG GAATCGGGAGGAAACGTGAATGAAGCTATTAATGCTCATTTCCGGCAATATAATAATAGTAC AATGTTTAGACCGTCACTACTACTTAATAGAATTTATAAGAGAAGAGAACTTATTAGAGATTCACCTAATGGGATTAATGGTGCTAGTGATAGTAATTTACATTCACCACAATATGCTGTTTCTACAAGTCAAAATGAAACCGAAAATTCGTCACGTGAAGCTCGTGATTATCATTACAATGACCATTATTCATCAGATCCCAGTGTCTCACAGCATGTATCTGATAATGATGTTGAGGAAGATATGATTCGAGCTGCAATTGAGGCTTCAATGAGTACCAATGTTAAT GGTTCATTGGACGATGATGATTTGGCTGAAGCACTTTCACTGTCCTTAAAG ACTgcggctgaagaagaagaagaacgtgaATTTATAGTTAAAGAAATAATAAGCAAGATAGAGCAAAGCAAAGCAACAACAGCAGAAGAATCGGACATGAGTATCATACTGCCGCATGAATATATATCACAAGAATAA